The DNA window CAATGCTGGATCAGGAATTTGAACGGATAGGAAAGCGGCTCTTCTCTGAAGGGCTGGTCGGTGGGAACTTTGGAAACATGTCGGTCAAGGACGGTGGGTCGTTCCATATCACCCAGACCGGCAGTTATCTCGATGAACCAGGGTCTCCGATCAAGGTGCCGATCATCGGGCAGGTGCCGCCGAAGGCATCGAGCGAGTACAGGGTTCATCGCGCGATCTATCTGGAGACCCAGCATACCGCCATCGTTCATGCCCATCCAGCCCATGCGGTCGCACTCTCGTTGTTGATCGACGAGATCGTCCCGGAGGACAGTGAGGGGCAGATGCTCTGCCCGACGATCCGCGTGGTCAGCGCACCACCGGGGTCCAAGGAACTGGCTCATGAGGTCGGGTCTGCGCTGCAGCTTCGAAACGTGGTGATCGCCAGGGGGCACGGGACGTTCGCTGCGGCCTCGTCTCTGAATGAGGCATACCTCTTCACTTCGCTCGCCGAGCATGCCTGCAGGGTGCTATTCCTCAAGGAACAGTACCTCAGGGATCGGGGGTGAGGAGATGCTCGGTATCATCGGGGGGACGAGCCTCCTCTTCTGCGACCTGCCGCCGCTAAAAAAAGAGATCATTGCGACACCCTATGGTTCTGCTGAGGTGCACACTGGAGAGGTTCCCCTGTTGCTCCGCCACCAATTCCAGCGGCCGCCGCACCGGATCAATTACCAGGCCAATCTGGCCGCTCTGGCCATCCTCGGGGTCGACCAGGTGGTTCTGGTCGGATCGGCAGGGTCGTTGAAGCGTTCCATCCCGCCGGACTCGATTGTGGTCCCCGACGACTATCTGAGTGTGGCCCCGGTTCCGACGATCCATGACCATGCGATCGAGCATATCTGTCCTGGCTTTTCGCGTTCGATGCGACGGGAACTGGTCACCTGTGATGACAGGATGATCGAGGGGGGAACCTATGTGCAGACCTGCGGTCCGCGGATCGAGACCCGGGCTGAGGTGCAGGGTCTGGCGGCTGTCGGGGATCTGGTCGGGATGACCATCGCCTCGGAGGCGACGATCGCTGCGGAGCTCAAGATCGCCTGTGCTGCGGTCTGCACCGTCGACAACTATGCGCAGGGGCTCTGTGCCGAGGAGGTCACCTACGAGATGATCCTCGCCTCTGCAGAGGCGAACCGGGTCCGGACCCAGGCGCTGATTCAGGCGATTGTAACGACAATGGGATGAGTTTATGGTTGATAGAATGGGAAGAGAGAAAGCGTGCCTGATCACAGGCACCTGTATTGAAGGACGGCCTGTTGAGATTCTGATCGATGAGACCGGGACGATTGCTGCGATCGATGAGAAGATCAGCGGGTCGGAGCGCTCGAATGCCGAGGTGATCATCGATGGGTCTGGGACCCTCGCGATGCATACGCTCGCGAACACGCACACCCATGCCGCGATGTCCCTGCTTCGAGGGTACGCCGACGATATGATCCTGCAGGACTGGCTCGGGCAGAAGATCTGGCCCCTCGAAGCCTGCCTGACCGGGGAGGACGTGTATTGGGGAACCCGACTCGCCTGCATCGAGATGATCCGGAGCGGGACCACGGCCTTCAATGATATGTACTTCTTCATGGAGGAGGCGGCCCGTGCCGTCGATCATGCCGGGATCAAGGCCCAGCTCTGCTATGGGTTCATCGACCTGAACGATCACGACAAGCGGGAGCATGAGATCAGAGCGACCGAGGCGCTGGTCACCTCGATCAAAGGAATGCAGAACCCGCGGATCAAACCGGCCGTCGGGCCGCATGCTGTCTACACGGTCTCACCGGAAGGACTTGCATGGCTGGCCGCCTACAGTGCGTCGGAACAGATCGGGATCCATGTCCACCTGTCAGAGACCGAGCAGGAGGTTCTCGATGCGCAGAAGAACAGTGGAAAGCGGCCGCCGGCGATTCTCGACCAGGCCGGGTGCCTGACCGACCGGACGATCGCAGCCCACTGCTGCTGGCTCGACCAGGCGGACTGCCGGCTGCTTGCAGAGCGGGGGACAACGGTCTCGCATAACCCGGCCAGTAATATGAAACTGTCTGTGAACAGGGCAATGCCCTATCCCTGGCTCGTTGAGGCCGGGGTTCCGGTCACCCTCGGCACCGACGGTTGTGCCTCCAACAACAACCTGGACCTCTTTGAGGAGATGAAGATCGCGGCCCTGCTTCAGAAGTTCGCCCAGAACAACCCGACCTGCCTGCCGGCAGAAGAGGCGCTCTCCATGGCCACTGTAACTGGAACCCGGGCTCTCGGGTTCGGGAGCGGCCTTCTTGTAGTCGGGGAGCCGGCGGATATCATGCTCATCGACAGAATGGTCCCCTGCAACACGCCCCTCCACCACCAGACCTCGAACATGGTCTATGCCTGCAATGGCGGGGCCGTGAAGACGGTCCTCTGCAATGGGCGGGTGGTGATGCAGGATGGGGTGATCCCTGGCGAAGAAGAGGTGCTCAACAACGCCTCACGAGCAGCAGCAGACCTGGTCAGGCGGGCTGCCGATCAGGCTGAGTGACGGGGTGCGTCATGAGCGGGAGTAACCGGACGCAGGGAAAGAGGTCGAACCCTGATCAAAAGAGACGGAAGGGAGCGCTGGTCATCTCCCTGGACTTTGAACTGCTCTGGGGGGTGCGGGACAAGCGGAGCGTTGAGACCTACGGAGAGAACCTCCGCGGGGTGCGGCGGGTCGTACCAGGTCTTCTCAACCTCTTCGACATCTACGGGATCCATGCCACCTGGGCCACAGTCGGGCTGCTCTTCTGCAGAGATCGGGACGAGATGATGGCCGGCCTTCCATCGGCCCAGATGCAGCCGCAGTACGATGACATGAACCTCTCGCCGTACCCGACGATCGATGAGGTCGGAGCCGACGAGGCGGAGGATCCCTATCACTATGCTCCGTCGCTGATCCAGGAGATCCTTGCTCATCCCAACCAGACGATTGGGTCGCATACTTTCTCGCACTACTACTGCCTTGAGAAGGGTCAGACCGCCGCCTCGTTCGAGGCCGACTGCGAGGCCTTCTCCAGGGTCGCAGCGGTTTACGGGTTGAAACCGACCTCGATCGTTCTCCCGCGAAACCAGTTCAACAGGGAGTATGTCGGGGTCTGTAAACAGTATGGGATCACCGCGGTCAGGGGGAACATGGACCACTGGCTGTACCGGGAGAAGACCGAAGAGGAGGAGACGACCCTGCGGCGGGCCCTGCGCTATGGAGACGCCTTCATCAGCCTCTCCGGCCCCCGGGTCTTCCCGCTGGCTGCCATCGATCCGGTGGTGCCGGTCACTATCCCGGCGACCCGGTTCCTGTATCCCCACAAATCCTTCACGGCGGCCTTTGACTGGCTGCGGCTGCTTCGGATCAGGAACGAGATGACCTATGCCGCGAAGTTCGGGTTCGTCTATCACCTCTGGTGGCACCCGCACAACTTCGGGAAGGACTACGAGGTGAACGCCGCCTTCTTTGAGAAGATCCTGCAGCATTACCATGCCCTCCATGAGCGGTACGGCATGGAGAGCCTCTCCATCGAGGAGGTGGCTGAGCGGGTGATCGAGAGGAAGATCTGATCATTTCTGGCTGGGACTGTACCCGGCAGATTCCCCTTTTTTGCGCGCACCACTGCTTCGATAAGAGAGTCGATGAGGTGCTTCACATAAGAAACGCCCCTACAGGCTGATGACTTCAACAGGATCAGAAGATTGAATCATAAGAAAGGAGAGGATCATCCTCTCCATACCGTTTACTCCTGATGCCCGGCGCGGAGGGTATGACGGCCTACCGTCACATCCTCCGAATGGACCGGGGCGAACCATTTCTGGGCGATGAAGGTCGGGATCACCGCACTGGCGATCACCACACCGATCAACAGCGAGTACTGCCCTGCATCGATGTACCCCATCGAGAGACCGAAGACGCTGGCGATCGTTCCGAAGGTCAGCCCTGTCGACATCAGCAGCGTCGTATACATGCTGCCGCCAGGGATGTACTTCCGGGCGAGCAGATAGACGCCGGCGAACTTCATCGCGATCTTGATCACCAGCAACGCAACGAAGAGTCCGATCGCTCCTGTGATCTGTGCGATCGAGACGTTCATTCCCCCGACGATAAAGAAGATCGGGGTGATCACGGCATAGGCGATCGTCCGCAGTCGCAGCGCGATCCCGCGGTCGACCAGCGATCGTCCCATGAAGAGGCCGAGCAGGAATGTCGGGAGCACCGCCTGGCCGTCTCCGATGCCTGCGAAGTAGATGAAGATCAGCAGGAGGAGGAAGACAAACTTCACTTCAGGTTCGACGACGGCCGCCCTGATACGGGGATTATCGAAGAGCAGATGTGAGTATCTGGTTGCCAGGGCGATCACCAGAGCTGAGACGCCGATGAAGGCCGCGGTGTACACGGTCGGACGTATGAAGAGGACGCTCAATGCGATGGCCGTGCCCATGTCGGTGAAGAAGGTCGCGGCCATGATCAGTTTGCCGATCTCTGTTTTGCAGAGGCCGGTCTCGACCAGCACCGAATAGACCACGGCCAGCGACGTTGTCGAGAGGGCCGTGCCGGCGATCATCGAGGCGGAGAGACTCCAGCCGACGACGAAGTAGGTGTAGGTTCCGACGCCGAGGAATGGAACTACAAACGAGAAGAGACCGATCAGAAAACTTCCTTTAAAGTTGGCCCTCATCAGGTCGGTGTCGATCTCGGTGCCAGCCAGGAAGGTCAGGATGATACCGCCAAGGGTCGCGATATAGGTCATCCAGGGTTCTGTATGGATCAGATTCAGGTTGCCGGAGACGGCCCCGAGCAGGATCTCGATGATTGCAACCGAGAAGCCGAGGCGGATCGAGATGAGGCTTGCGAGAAAGATCACGAGCCCCAACAGTAGGGGAACAATGTCTGTTTGCATGTGATGACTCCATGGTGTGATGGATAGGGGTCATCAGCGAAGAAACGCGGTTTATTGTGGGTGAACCCCATCACCCTGACGAAGACGTCGTATCTGGTTCACGTCCGGATCTTCAACGTTTTACTTTGCATTGGTAGAGATCCTGATAGTGAACTATGATGATATGAGGGGGGTGTAGTCCCTCATATTCGATTCAGAGAGATTAGTAGGAGTCATCAGCTCGTACACGAGCGGTTAATTGAGGTGGACCCCATCACCTCATCCATCACCTCATAATTGGATGATGTGATTACCTGTTCCACCTAAATATTATTTAATGATTTCGTTTATCGATCTCTCCGACACGGGGTGAGGTTCGCCTTAACATATCAGGAAGAATGCTGGCAGAGCACAATCGTTTCTCTAATTGGATAAAAAAGGGGTTATGCGGTCTTTATCGTCGAGGCTTCGCCGAGATTCAACTCCTCGATAGCAATCTTTCGCATCTCGAACTTCTGGATCTTGCCAGTCACCGACATCGGGAAAGTGTCGACGAACTTGTAATACCGCGGGATCTTATACCGGGCGATCCGATTCTTGCAGAACTCTCTGATCTCATCCGGGGTCAGCGTCTCCCCCTTCATGATCGAGACCCAGGCCATCAGTTCCTCGCCGTACTTCTTGTCGGGCACCCCGATCACATAGACATCGCTGATCTTTGGATGGTGGTGGAGATACTCCTCAATCTCGCGGGGATAGACGTTCTCACCGCCGCGGATCACCATATCCTTGAGTCGACCTTCGACCTTCAGGAACCCCTCCCGGTCCATCGAACCGAGGTCGCCGGTATGGACCCAGCCGTTCGCATCCAGCGCAGCCCGGGTGGCAGCGGGGTTGTTGTAGTAACCCTTCATCACCATATACCCACGGGCACAGATCTCTCCGATCTCACCACGCGAAACGATCCGATGGGTGTTCGGGTCGACGATCTTCAGTTCGGTATGCGGGAAGGCCTGCCCGATCGTCGAGACACGCCGCTCGAGGGAATCTTTGGTGGTGGTCATCGTGACTCCTGGTGAGAGTTCGGTCTGGCCGTACACGATCACGATATCCCGCATGTTCATCAACGTCGCGACCTCCTTCATCTTCTCGATCGGGCAGGGCGAGCCGGCCATGATCCCGGTTCGGAGCGTCCCGAGGTAGTAGTTCTTAAAGTTCGGGTGAGCGAGTTCGGCGATGAACATCGTTGGAACTCCATGCAGGGCGGTGCAATGTTCATCCTGGACGGCCCGGAGCACCGCCTCCGAATCGAACGCCGGCGACGGGATCACCATCGTTGCGCCGTGGGTGACCGAGGCCATATTGGAGAGGACCATCCCGAAGCAGTGATAGAACGGGACCGGGATGCAGAGCCGATCCTTCTCGGTGAAGTTCATCCCCTCGCCGATGAAGAACCCGTTGTTCATCACCGAATGGTGGGTCAGCACGACCCCT is part of the Methanosphaerula palustris E1-9c genome and encodes:
- a CDS encoding amidohydrolase family protein, producing the protein MVDRMGREKACLITGTCIEGRPVEILIDETGTIAAIDEKISGSERSNAEVIIDGSGTLAMHTLANTHTHAAMSLLRGYADDMILQDWLGQKIWPLEACLTGEDVYWGTRLACIEMIRSGTTAFNDMYFFMEEAARAVDHAGIKAQLCYGFIDLNDHDKREHEIRATEALVTSIKGMQNPRIKPAVGPHAVYTVSPEGLAWLAAYSASEQIGIHVHLSETEQEVLDAQKNSGKRPPAILDQAGCLTDRTIAAHCCWLDQADCRLLAERGTTVSHNPASNMKLSVNRAMPYPWLVEAGVPVTLGTDGCASNNNLDLFEEMKIAALLQKFAQNNPTCLPAEEALSMATVTGTRALGFGSGLLVVGEPADIMLIDRMVPCNTPLHHQTSNMVYACNGGAVKTVLCNGRVVMQDGVIPGEEEVLNNASRAAADLVRRAADQAE
- a CDS encoding polysaccharide deacetylase family protein, with translation MSGSNRTQGKRSNPDQKRRKGALVISLDFELLWGVRDKRSVETYGENLRGVRRVVPGLLNLFDIYGIHATWATVGLLFCRDRDEMMAGLPSAQMQPQYDDMNLSPYPTIDEVGADEAEDPYHYAPSLIQEILAHPNQTIGSHTFSHYYCLEKGQTAASFEADCEAFSRVAAVYGLKPTSIVLPRNQFNREYVGVCKQYGITAVRGNMDHWLYREKTEEEETTLRRALRYGDAFISLSGPRVFPLAAIDPVVPVTIPATRFLYPHKSFTAAFDWLRLLRIRNEMTYAAKFGFVYHLWWHPHNFGKDYEVNAAFFEKILQHYHALHERYGMESLSIEEVAERVIERKI
- a CDS encoding MTAP family purine nucleoside phosphorylase, with amino-acid sequence MLGIIGGTSLLFCDLPPLKKEIIATPYGSAEVHTGEVPLLLRHQFQRPPHRINYQANLAALAILGVDQVVLVGSAGSLKRSIPPDSIVVPDDYLSVAPVPTIHDHAIEHICPGFSRSMRRELVTCDDRMIEGGTYVQTCGPRIETRAEVQGLAAVGDLVGMTIASEATIAAELKIACAAVCTVDNYAQGLCAEEVTYEMILASAEANRVRTQALIQAIVTTMG
- a CDS encoding aldolase, with protein sequence MLDQEFERIGKRLFSEGLVGGNFGNMSVKDGGSFHITQTGSYLDEPGSPIKVPIIGQVPPKASSEYRVHRAIYLETQHTAIVHAHPAHAVALSLLIDEIVPEDSEGQMLCPTIRVVSAPPGSKELAHEVGSALQLRNVVIARGHGTFAAASSLNEAYLFTSLAEHACRVLFLKEQYLRDRG
- a CDS encoding AMP-binding protein gives rise to the protein MVEASYATGISDLPLIGKTIGAMLNDITARFPENDALISLHQNIRWTYAQFLEQVNALGKGLMALGVERGDRVGIWVMNYAEWTVAQFASAKIGAVMVNINPAYRTVELEFAMKQAEVQTLILQGRFKSSDYVGMFYEACPEAYECSPGRISSEKFPFLKNVIFLDDIPYNGMFTMNEVLKKGEVISPDELVEREESLDFDDAINIQYTSGTTGYPKGVVLTHHSVMNNGFFIGEGMNFTEKDRLCIPVPFYHCFGMVLSNMASVTHGATMVIPSPAFDSEAVLRAVQDEHCTALHGVPTMFIAELAHPNFKNYYLGTLRTGIMAGSPCPIEKMKEVATLMNMRDIVIVYGQTELSPGVTMTTTKDSLERRVSTIGQAFPHTELKIVDPNTHRIVSRGEIGEICARGYMVMKGYYNNPAATRAALDANGWVHTGDLGSMDREGFLKVEGRLKDMVIRGGENVYPREIEEYLHHHPKISDVYVIGVPDKKYGEELMAWVSIMKGETLTPDEIREFCKNRIARYKIPRYYKFVDTFPMSVTGKIQKFEMRKIAIEELNLGEASTIKTA
- a CDS encoding cation:proton antiporter; this encodes MQTDIVPLLLGLVIFLASLISIRLGFSVAIIEILLGAVSGNLNLIHTEPWMTYIATLGGIILTFLAGTEIDTDLMRANFKGSFLIGLFSFVVPFLGVGTYTYFVVGWSLSASMIAGTALSTTSLAVVYSVLVETGLCKTEIGKLIMAATFFTDMGTAIALSVLFIRPTVYTAAFIGVSALVIALATRYSHLLFDNPRIRAAVVEPEVKFVFLLLLIFIYFAGIGDGQAVLPTFLLGLFMGRSLVDRGIALRLRTIAYAVITPIFFIVGGMNVSIAQITGAIGLFVALLVIKIAMKFAGVYLLARKYIPGGSMYTTLLMSTGLTFGTIASVFGLSMGYIDAGQYSLLIGVVIASAVIPTFIAQKWFAPVHSEDVTVGRHTLRAGHQE